A genomic segment from Castor canadensis chromosome 1, mCasCan1.hap1v2, whole genome shotgun sequence encodes:
- the LOC109701589 gene encoding olfactory receptor 5AK2-like: MEQNNGTQVTEFILLGFTSQHKSWHIFFIVFLMTYVDTLVGNVGMILLIKTDCSLHTPMYFFLQQLAFVDLCYASAITPKMLKNFIWTKKSISFIECLVQLLVYGIFATSDLYILAAMAVDRYVAICYPLHYPIIMSQRLCIQLVVGSYVMGFLNGSVNTGFTFSLNFCKSNEINHFFCDAPPILALSCSNIHFNIMLLTVFVGFNLVSTVLVVVFSYGCILAAILKISSAAGRKKAFSTCASHLTAVTIFYGTLAYMYLHHHTSESQEQEKVASVFYGIIIPMLNPLIYSLRNQDVIAALKKIGKKCL, translated from the coding sequence ATGGAACAAAATAATGGCACCCAAGTGACTGAATTCATCCTTCTGGGATTTACTAGTCAGCACAAGTCTTGGCACATCTTCTTCATAGTATTTCTAATGACTTATGTGGACACATTAGTGGGTAATGTTGGGATGATCCTACTGATCAAGACTGACTGTTCCCTTCATACTCCTATGTATTTTTTCCTCCAACAATTGGCATTTGTTGATCTCTGTTACGCCTCTGCTATCACTCCCAAGATGTTGAAAAATTTCATATGGACAAAGAAATCCATCTCCTTCATAGAATGTCTGGTGCAACTActagtctatggtatttttgCAACCAGTGACCTTTACATTCTAGCAGCCATGGCAGTGGACCGGTATGTGGCCATCTGTTATCCACTGCACTACCCAATCATCATGTCCCAGAGACTCTGTATTCAGCTAGTAGTTGGTTCGTATGTCATGGGTTTCCTAAATGGTTCTGTAAACACAGGTTTTACTTTCTCGTTGAACTTTTGCAAATCCAATGAAAtcaatcactttttctgtgatgcACCTCCAATTCTTGCCCTATCTTGCTCCAATATTCACTTCAATATCATGCTGCTCACAGTCTTTGTGGGATTTAACTTGGTGAGCACTGTGTTGGTTGTTGTCTTTTCTTATGGGTGTATCTTGGCTGCCATTTTGAAGATATCTTCTGCTGCAGGAAGGAAAaaggccttctccacctgtgcctcccacctGACAGCTGTCACGATTTTCTATGGGACTCTTGCTTATATGTACCTACATCATCATACCAGTGAGTCTCAAGAGCAGGAAAAAGTGGCATCTGTTTTTTATGGCATAATTATCCCCATGTTAAACCCCTTGATCTATAGTCTGAGAAACCAAGATGTGATAGCAGCCCTAAAAAAGATAGGAAAGAAGTGCTTGTAA